CATGTAAGTCACAAGGACAAACCAATTGCGCTGGAGTAAGTCGCTTCCAGATACCGAAATCCACTCCCCGGTCATCGTGACGTACCATCCAACGTAGAAACATGTTCATTCTCTTGCAGGCTGATTTTTTTGCAGGATTTTGTATGTGCTTACGTGTCCGTGGCGGATAATCTGGCAATGAAAAGAATCGCTCGTAGAAATTTGTCAGGGCATTTTCAGTATCTGTCAGACTATATTGGCCCTGAACGAACGCTTCTTCCAGGCTCTCATGTTTGCTATAGAAATCACGTAGGAAGTGAATGAAATACAGGCAATCCGTCCCGTTGAAGGTACGATGTTTGAAGTCCACAAATGGCTTCAGGTCATCATCTTTCGCATGTAGCATGAACTCGTAAGGCGCATCATCCATCCAGGACAGTAGTTCCTTACATTTATTGATTATCGTGATCCGCTGGCCCCAGGCCAGGACAGCCGCAAATAAGCCTGAGATCTCTATGTCCTGCTTTCTCGAAAATCGATGGGGAATGGAGATCGGGTCATTAGCGATGAAACCTGGAACATTGTAAGTGTCTGCTTTCTCGTCGAGAAAGGCCTTCAGTTCAGTTCTTTTCATCCTTTGATTTCGGAGTAAATGATCTCCACACGTGATTTTTTATCGATTATTCCGAGTTGCTTGAATGTCGCAT
This DNA window, taken from Cytophagales bacterium, encodes the following:
- a CDS encoding TIGR02757 family protein gives rise to the protein MKRTELKAFLDEKADTYNVPGFIANDPISIPHRFSRKQDIEISGLFAAVLAWGQRITIINKCKELLSWMDDAPYEFMLHAKDDDLKPFVDFKHRTFNGTDCLYFIHFLRDFYSKHESLEEAFVQGQYSLTDTENALTNFYERFFSLPDYPPRTRKHIQNPAKKSACKRMNMFLRWMVRHDDRGVDFGIWKRLTPAQLVCPCDLHVDRVARKLGLIKRKQTDWQTALELTEGLRKFDPEDPVRYDFALFGLGIEEKF